In Homalodisca vitripennis isolate AUS2020 unplaced genomic scaffold, UT_GWSS_2.1 ScUCBcl_4566;HRSCAF=10824, whole genome shotgun sequence, the sequence tctgttaattaatttacctatttattttattttacggatttaatattttattttattaattttaaataatatgttgacAACTAAGAGGTATATTTATCGTTCTTGGATAGGATAGggggattttttatatttttatcctttagTTAATTATGATACTACTGTATGCTGCTTGTAAGGACTGCCGTTTATGTTACTCTTTTCTacttcttttgtttatttaacattattagcTTTAGGTACTTGTACGTAATCGCTTTATAATCGGGTTTATAGTCGCTATTATTCTTTCTTTCTTAATCTGTACACTGCATTAAACACCATGTACCATCTACCATGTTACCTTTGCCATCTATTGCATTATGTATAAATTGCCTACTgccattgataaaaaaaataaatattttaatttaataaatacataaatgaacataaataaccacttttaaaactataatatatcgCTATGAGACAATGTTGTCactgttaaaaatactttttaaagttacataaaataGTTAACAATAGTGTAGTGAACcatagaatttataattatttatacaatgtataacGAAATAGGAGATTTTGACATGGTTGGGACAACATTGATAAATTACTCGCTGTGATAGCGAGATAATGTAGTCATCAGGTAATTAATCACCTAGCTTGGCGAATTTAGTTCTAAAGGTAAATAATGACTCCAGTTTTAGACTTTCTATGACTTTATAACTGTTGATGAAAATAATCAGAAGACATAAACTCGTAGtaagtaagttttttaaatgtattaaatcatttataatattactatttgtaGCCTTGTCACGAAAATAAATTCATTGGTTTTATCAATTTTAAGGGTAGTATAAAAATACTGATGAGTAAAATGCACATAAAGATCCCCACaatttatttagttgtaataatttGACACTATAAATTACTCATACTGAAACATgactttcaaaatattattaacaatggcGACTTGAACTATTGTtatcttggaatatttttttaattgtgtatataAACATTCTAGTATATTTTTACTCCAAACATATTGCAGTAAAGAGAATTTAGATAGTTTTATTGTTACAGTAAACTTCTTTCGCAACACTAACCAGTTTAAGAAAGAACCACAGGTAATGATAAAGTACTTATCGGAAACCGATACTGCGGTGATCGTGACGACAAAAGATACGAGATTTATTTTCTGTGCTGATATCGACAGGTGATCACTGATTGCTACCTTCTTGTAGATACAATCATCCATCTTCACTTCAACAGGCGTAACAATCAGTCATGCAAAAAACTACGACAGTCCgggatatttataattattcccATTCATAGagatatacaggggtgctgaaaagtccccgGGACgctctaataacttttgaactaattacaatataagaaccaaaatttacatcaaggttttgctcatataaaactattattttatgtatttcaccatgatatcctgcttatggcgGACGtaccgctaggggttggtgaaaattcttaaatagaagcataggtcgagtcgtacatcaaattaaagctcttttaattagaaacattttttgcgaaaatctgacgtaaaacagttgacgcattacaaaatggcggacactcaaagattataaaatacagaatttttcaaatgcaaacattctggttgttagagaaaactgagacacttaatcttttattttacttctttacttcaaatcacttaccaaaacagttataacaaatgttcaaagccttcagtttgctgacaatatcccaatcgattgtagaacgctgatatcgcattgtttaaagcttggacaggaacaccctgagcttctcttacaatacggtttctcaactcatccaaattttgaggttttgttttaaacactttttctttgaggtagccccaaaagaattagtctaaaggggacaaatctggagaacggggaggccattctattgttccccttctaccaatccacttatgtggaaagacattgtctaaaaaatgtcttacatgtacgccataatgtggaggggctccatcttgctgctgaaaccagatattttcattaaacagatgccttacctcatcacatgatctaatacggtcactAAACCCGCGcatcatgtatttatttatttatttccacggcaatcgccacttttacaataccatttcatagtaaaataacataacaatatagaataagagtgcaaCAAACGAATACAACACTGATACAGTTGGATAACAAAAACTTGATAACGACTAAATTAATAGATAACAATacttcaataacaacaacaggtaactatttgacaatataacaagaaaagtttggagatttaaGATGCACTGAGAGGCAAGCAAAACATTGTTGATTAAACAAGATCAACAAGAAcaggtacatgaaataatcaataaactatacaatacaacaacaatatcgaacaatttaaatgcaaagattataatatataacaaagtaggggagaccggggcaggTTTTCGCACGGGGCACGTTTTCGAATGGGCTTTAATTCCTAAACCAGCCGCTAGAGCGCAAACACCAATCAGCGTCGTATGATGGCCACGCCCCCTAGTGGCAGTTCTGTTAGTTTCACGTTGATGGACGCACGCACTGTTGAGCAAAGCCAACTTTTGTTGTTCTTCGAACAGGTGAGtaagtttttatgttatgtttaaaagttaaaaatcacacgttttctttaatttgaaaacaatgtgAATGATATATTTCGATAAAGCGCTTTCTTCTGTGTCTTATGATATAGATATTGGATAAAGAAACACTTGTTTTAACCAAATTAGGttagtttaaatctaaaatatggcGACGGGGCAAGTTTTTCGAATACTAGCCGGGACAAGTTTTCGCTATCGAAAACCTGCCCCGTCTTTTCCAAATATAATTCATGCTAAATTTACTCATTGATTTTCacttaaagtcaataaatatgtattgaaagaaGATTTAAAACAGTGAAAATGCATTGTATATTAACAATTTGGCAGTAAATgggttataaatagtaatttaaaattctcttcatatttaatcaaatttcctCAGTTTTTTTTAGGGTAggcctaaatataattaatttaattaaacgaTTTCCATTCTTCATTTCAGTTTCATCATGGTTCGCAATTACGTGAGAAAGACAGGAAGAGGGAAGTATGAAATTGAGACAATGGAGAGAGCGGTAAAAGAAGTGAGGGGAGGGAGAAGTATGAGAAGCGTAGCTGCAGAATTTGGATTGTGTGATAGAACACTAGCAAACTATTGCAAGAAATTGTCCGCTGCACCAGGTTCTACTGATCCCTCAAATGAAGCGGTGATTATTCAACCAAATCCTATTATATCTACTACAGTAAACAATGATCTGGTGATTCCTGACACATCTACTCGTGATCCGGCGATTCCTGGCACTTCTACCCATGATTTGGCAATTCCTGGCCCATCTACTCGTGATCCAGTGATTCCTGGCACTTCTACCCATGATTTGGCAATTCCTGGCCCGTCTGTTCGTGATCCAGTGATTCCTGGCACTTCTACCCATGATTTGGCAATTCCTGGCCCATCTACTCGTGATCCAGTGATTCCTGGCACTTCTACCCATGATTTGGCAATTCCTGGCCCATCTACTCGTGATCCAGTGATTCCTGGCACTTCTACCCATGATTTGGCAATTCCTGGCCCATCTACTCGTGATCCAGTGATTCCTGGCACTTCTACCCATGATTTGGCAATTCCTGGCCCGTCTGTTCGTGATCCGGCGATTCCTGGTGCTTCTACTGAAGGTACTGCTGCAACAAGCCAGTCAGCTCAACCATGGTCGCAGTTTGGCTACGCACGGAACTGGAAGGTAAGATTCCTTATGCAGTAGCCTATATTTAAACACGCTATATCTTTATCATAGagcctattaaaattttttactaggTTTAAGAACTTAGGTATTTCACTGGGGCAAGTTTATTTCTCGCATTATAGAAgagaaataaactaattgttgcgTTGGTTTTTGTCTGTCCAGGTGTTTGAGCCATTCCAAGAACAAATGCTGGCTGAGTATTTGCTCAAGGCATCTGATATATACTTTGGATTAACGCCTAAGGAAGTTAGACGATTTGCGTACACTTACGCTGTAGCATGTAATTGCAAAATACCCCCAAGCTTGGTCAGAAAATGAAATGGCCGGCCCTGACTGGTTCACCTCATTCATGAAGAGAAATAAAACACTTTCCATCAGAACTCCTCAAGCAACTAGTATGTCCCGGGCAACAAGTTTCAACCGGACGAACGTTGACCTGTTTTTCAGGAACCTAACCACTGtcctccaacgatttcagtatgGGCCTAATGATATATGGAACGTTGACGAGACTGGCGTCACAACCGTTCAACGACCAGATAGAATTGTAGCGCGGCGTGGATTTTAGGCAAATAGGGAAACTAACTTCCGCTGAACGAGGAAATCTCGTCACAATTGCGTTTGCAGTGAATGCAGCAGGCAATAGTATTCCCCCGTTCTTCGTATTTCCTAGAGTAAGATACCATGATCACTTCATCCGTGACGGGCCCTCCTGGTTGCGAAGGCGATTCAAATCCTTCTGGATGGATGAAGGAAGCCAATTTCCTGAAATTTGCCAAACATTTTGTCTCTCAGGCCAGATGCTCCAAGGAAAAACCTTGCATTCTATTGCTAGACAATCATGAATCGCACTTATCAGCCGACGTCttagatttatttaaagacaACGGTGTGACCTTACTCTCATTCCCCCCTCACTGCAGCCACAAGGCTTCAACCTTTGGACCGTTCTGTGTATGGACCTCTTAAAAAATACATCAACACTGCGTGTGATGCTTGGATTTGTACAAACAAAAGACCTATGGATATGATATACCATCCATTTTGAAATCGGCAGCACCTCTGGCGTTAACAACCAACTAACATTATGGCTGGATTCAGAGTGTCAGGTATTTTTCCTTTGAATCCATTGATCTTCACGGATTCTGATTTCATGCCGAGCTACTTTACTGACAGGCCTGCTCCAGCTGGAAACAATCCCTCCTCAGAACCAAATTTGGACCAATCGTCTGAGAATCCTCCAGCACCAAGCTGTCTATCACAAGTAGCTTCTTGCCCTTCACCAGAGGATGTGAGGCCCCTCGAAAAAGCAGGGCCACGAAAAGAAACCACAAAGGGACGGAAGAAAAGGAAGTCGAGTATTTTAACCGACACCCCAGTTAAAGAACAGCTGTGACTTGAACAAGAAATGGCCAAGCAAAAACGTATCAAAACtagaaaaaaacacaacaaagcaaaggaactacaaatttaaagtctgtCAAGAAGggccttttcaaaaataaatcagctAATGCTGAAAAAGCAAGTAGGACCTTCCCACCAAGAAGAAATCAACCTCACGTCAGAATTTGTCAGATGATGAAGAAGAGACTGACTCCGTCTGCATCTATTGCTTGGAAA encodes:
- the LOC124372992 gene encoding cell wall adhesin EAP1-like; amino-acid sequence: MVRNYVRKTGRGKYEIETMERAVKEVRGGRSMRSVAAEFGLCDRTLANYCKKLSAAPGSTDPSNEAVIIQPNPIISTTVNNDLVIPDTSTRDPAIPGTSTHDLAIPGPSTRDPVIPGTSTHDLAIPGPSVRDPVIPGTSTHDLAIPGPSTRDPVIPGTSTHDLAIPGPSTRDPVIPGTSTHDLAIPGPSTRDPVIPGTSTHDLAIPGPSVRDPAIPGASTEGTAATSQSAQPWSQFGYARNWKVFEPFQEQMLAEYLLKASDIYFGLTPKEVRRFAYTYAVACNCKIPPSL